Proteins from a genomic interval of Crassostrea angulata isolate pt1a10 chromosome 7, ASM2561291v2, whole genome shotgun sequence:
- the LOC128155876 gene encoding uncharacterized protein LOC128155876 isoform X2 — protein MLYNPLVHIYSVCKMILKSCNLLIETHRLVEWQERTTPQRNATLNNLGQDFMDLRSFFLVSIQWLVGVTMDVLWMLPVSKGIEYKQFCEINATGCCENKTSMKISACLPVSVYFNRNSTGCVEAHCYVNEPDVNNTLGTNMSSVNNRNETYRCANTSSAGIPIWTTCLIAILIASNICLTLGLVLLWLKVNLQRKTHDVTDPAQTHRAQTQTFDDQAQTQTDGSNLKETIKTREKRIG, from the exons ATGCTATATAATCCACTAGTTCATATTTATTCCGTGTGcaagatgattttaaaatcctGTAATCTATTGATTGAGACACATAGACTTGTTGAATGGCAAGAGCGTACTACCCCACAACGGAACGCGACCCTAAATAATCTGGGACAGGATTTCATGGATCTTCGGAGTTTCTTCCTGGTTTCTATTCAATGGCTTGTTGGGGTTACCATGGATGTTCTGT GGATGCTTCCGGTCTCAAAAGGCATCGAATACAAACAGTTTTGCGAGATTAATGCTACCGGATGCTGTGAAAATAAAACCAGCATGAAAATCAGCGCCTGTTTACCTGTCAGTGTATATTTTAATCGCAACTCTACGGGCTGTGTTGAGGCTCATTGTTATG TGAACGAACCAGATGTAAACAATACTCTTGGAACAAATATGAGCAGTG TAAACAACAGAAACGAAACATATCGATGTGCCAATACATCTTCAG CTGGCATCCCGATTTGGACAACTTGCCTTATAGCAATTCTGATTGCATCAAATATTTGTCTTACACTAGGATTAGT ATTACTATGGCTTAAAGTGAACTTACAGCGCAAAACACATGACGTTACTGACCCAGCTCAAACACACAGAGCTCAAACACAAACATTTGATGACCAAGCTCAAACACAAACAGATGGTTCCAATCTAAaggaaacaattaaaacaagggAGAAGCGGATTGGATAG
- the LOC128155876 gene encoding uncharacterized protein LOC128155876 isoform X1: MLYNPLVHIYSVCKMILKSCNLLIETHRLVEWQERTTPQRNATLNNLGQDFMDLRSFFLVSIQWLVGVTMDVLFDACNETFLSNNGRGSMSSGYIPIEAATCVFWSSNNWHILNTFVGHHTTLACPTLSQCNSSKTFSWRWMNGMLPVSKGIEYKQFCEINATGCCENKTSMKISACLPVSVYFNRNSTGCVEAHCYVNEPDVNNTLGTNMSSVNNRNETYRCANTSSAGIPIWTTCLIAILIASNICLTLGLVLLWLKVNLQRKTHDVTDPAQTHRAQTQTFDDQAQTQTDGSNLKETIKTREKRIG, encoded by the exons ATGCTATATAATCCACTAGTTCATATTTATTCCGTGTGcaagatgattttaaaatcctGTAATCTATTGATTGAGACACATAGACTTGTTGAATGGCAAGAGCGTACTACCCCACAACGGAACGCGACCCTAAATAATCTGGGACAGGATTTCATGGATCTTCGGAGTTTCTTCCTGGTTTCTATTCAATGGCTTGTTGGGGTTACCATGGATGTTCTGT TTGATGCTTGCAATGAAACCTTTCTGTCGAATAATGGAAGAGGTTCCATGTCGTCGGGTTATATTCCTATTGAAGCTGCTACTTGTGTGTTTTGGTCAAGCAATAATTGGCATATTCTGAACACATTTGTTGGACATCACACCACACTGGCGTGTCCAACATTGAGCCAATGCAATTCATCCAAAACATTTTCATGGCGATGGATGAATG GGATGCTTCCGGTCTCAAAAGGCATCGAATACAAACAGTTTTGCGAGATTAATGCTACCGGATGCTGTGAAAATAAAACCAGCATGAAAATCAGCGCCTGTTTACCTGTCAGTGTATATTTTAATCGCAACTCTACGGGCTGTGTTGAGGCTCATTGTTATG TGAACGAACCAGATGTAAACAATACTCTTGGAACAAATATGAGCAGTG TAAACAACAGAAACGAAACATATCGATGTGCCAATACATCTTCAG CTGGCATCCCGATTTGGACAACTTGCCTTATAGCAATTCTGATTGCATCAAATATTTGTCTTACACTAGGATTAGT ATTACTATGGCTTAAAGTGAACTTACAGCGCAAAACACATGACGTTACTGACCCAGCTCAAACACACAGAGCTCAAACACAAACATTTGATGACCAAGCTCAAACACAAACAGATGGTTCCAATCTAAaggaaacaattaaaacaagggAGAAGCGGATTGGATAG